In a genomic window of Carassius carassius chromosome 43, fCarCar2.1, whole genome shotgun sequence:
- the wasla gene encoding WASP like actin nucleation promoting factor a isoform X2, which yields MSGHPPQRRVANVGSILLTPQENEGLFNYLGRKCITLCSAVVQVYGADRSSSWIKRCCGVACLVKDNPQRSYFIRVFDIRDGKTKFEQELYNNFTISSLRSYFLTFAGDSCQMGLNFASEEEAKRFRSALNELLNRRQRKTGPSLLMATVDIKNPEINNKLNVSHINNMVHSGLNKKEKKVKGKRKKLTKADIGTPSNFQHIGHVGWDPNTGFDLNNLDPELKNLFDMCGISEAQLKDKETSKVIYDFIEKKGGVEAVKNELRRQAPPPPPSRGGPPPPPPPHTSGPPPPPPPVRGRGAPPPPPPSRAPTSAPPPPPPSRPSMGAPPPPPPPSRGHPPPPPPAPASMPPPPPPPPPSGGDAPPPPPPPPPPPGPPPPPDMDGGHSESTPSPLGGKSALLEQIKEGAQLKKVEQNNRPVSSTGRDALLDQIRQGIQLKMVSDNDSGPPTPAQSAGIVGALMEVMQKRSKAIHSSDEDEDDEDDEDFEDDDEWDD from the exons ATGAGCGGCCACCCGCCCCAGAGGAGGGTGGCAAATGTGGGCTCTATCCTCCTGACCCCGCAGGAGAACGAGGGTCTGTTCAACTACCTGGGCAGGAAATGCATC ACCTTGTGCTCAGCGGTGGTCCAGGTGTACGGGGCAGACAGGAGCTCGTCCTGGATCAAGAGGTGCTGTGGTGTGGCCTGTTTGGTCAAAGACAACCCTCAGAGGTCTTATTTTATCCGTGTCTTTGATATCAGG GATGGAAAAACAAAGTTTGAGCAGGAGCTCTACAATAATTTCACAATCAGTAGTTTGAGATCCTACTTCCTTACCTTCGCTGGAGat TCTTGTCAGATGGGCCTCAACTTTGCCAGTGAAGAGGAAGCCAAACGATTTCGGAGTGCACTCAACGAACTGCTCAACAGACGACAGAGGAAAACTG GACCCTCTCTCCTGATGGCGACGGTGGACATCAAGAACCCCGAGATCAACAACAAACTCAATGTGTCCCACATCAATAACATGGTGCACAGTGGCCTTAACAAGAAGGAGAAGAAGGTCAAGGGCAAGAGGAAGAAGTTAACAAAGGCTGACATCGGGACGCCAAGCAACTTCCA GCACATCGGTCATGTAGGATGGGATCCGAACACAGGCTTCGAC TTGAATAATTTGGACCCGGAGCTGAAGAACCTGTTTGACATGTGTGGCATCTCTGAGGCCCAGCTCAAAGACAAGGAGACGTCGAAGGTCATCTACGACTTCATTGAGAAGAAGGGCGGCGTAGAGGCTGTGAAGAATGAGCTGAGGAGACAAG CACCCCCCCCTCCACCCTCCCGGGGCGGCCCACCACCCCCACCCCCTCCTCACACTTCTGGACCCCCACCTCCACCACCCCCAGTGCGGGGACGAGGAGCCCCACCACCCCCTCCACCTTCAAGGGCCCCCACAAGTGCACCCCCTCCACCGCCTCCATCCCGGCCTAGCATGGGAGCacctccaccaccaccacctcccAGCAGAGGGCATCCACCTCCCCCTCCACCTGCCCCCGCTTCCATGCCACCTCCCCCGCCACCACCACCTCCATCTGGAGGAGACgcccctcctccacctcctcctccaccgcctcctcctggaCCTCCTCCACCCCCTGATATGGACGGAGGTCACAGCGAATCAACGCCCTCGCCCTTGGGCGGGAAATCAGCTCTGCTGGAGCAAATCAAGGAGGGCGCTCAGTTAAAGAAGGTGGAGCAAAACAACAGGCCAGTGTCGTCCACAGGACGGGACGCGCTACTCGACCAGATCCGACAGGGCATCCAGCTCAAAATG GTATCAGATAATGACTCAGGACCACCCACCCCTGCTCAGTCAGCAGGCATTGTTGGAGCTCTGATGGAGGTGATGCAAAAGAGGAGCAAAGCCATCCACTCCTCAG atgaagatgaggatgatgaggatgacgAAGACTTTGAGGATGATGACGAATGGGATGATTAA
- the wasla gene encoding WASP like actin nucleation promoting factor a isoform X1, which yields MSGHPPQRRVANVGSILLTPQENEGLFNYLGRKCITLCSAVVQVYGADRSSSWIKRCCGVACLVKDNPQRSYFIRVFDIRDGKTKFEQELYNNFTISSLRSYFLTFAGDSCQMGLNFASEEEAKRFRSALNELLNRRQRKTEKRRDPPNGPSLLMATVDIKNPEINNKLNVSHINNMVHSGLNKKEKKVKGKRKKLTKADIGTPSNFQHIGHVGWDPNTGFDLNNLDPELKNLFDMCGISEAQLKDKETSKVIYDFIEKKGGVEAVKNELRRQAPPPPPSRGGPPPPPPPHTSGPPPPPPPVRGRGAPPPPPPSRAPTSAPPPPPPSRPSMGAPPPPPPPSRGHPPPPPPAPASMPPPPPPPPPSGGDAPPPPPPPPPPPGPPPPPDMDGGHSESTPSPLGGKSALLEQIKEGAQLKKVEQNNRPVSSTGRDALLDQIRQGIQLKMVSDNDSGPPTPAQSAGIVGALMEVMQKRSKAIHSSDEDEDDEDDEDFEDDDEWDD from the exons ATGAGCGGCCACCCGCCCCAGAGGAGGGTGGCAAATGTGGGCTCTATCCTCCTGACCCCGCAGGAGAACGAGGGTCTGTTCAACTACCTGGGCAGGAAATGCATC ACCTTGTGCTCAGCGGTGGTCCAGGTGTACGGGGCAGACAGGAGCTCGTCCTGGATCAAGAGGTGCTGTGGTGTGGCCTGTTTGGTCAAAGACAACCCTCAGAGGTCTTATTTTATCCGTGTCTTTGATATCAGG GATGGAAAAACAAAGTTTGAGCAGGAGCTCTACAATAATTTCACAATCAGTAGTTTGAGATCCTACTTCCTTACCTTCGCTGGAGat TCTTGTCAGATGGGCCTCAACTTTGCCAGTGAAGAGGAAGCCAAACGATTTCGGAGTGCACTCAACGAACTGCTCAACAGACGACAGAGGAAAACTG AGAAAAGGCGTGACCCACCAAATG GACCCTCTCTCCTGATGGCGACGGTGGACATCAAGAACCCCGAGATCAACAACAAACTCAATGTGTCCCACATCAATAACATGGTGCACAGTGGCCTTAACAAGAAGGAGAAGAAGGTCAAGGGCAAGAGGAAGAAGTTAACAAAGGCTGACATCGGGACGCCAAGCAACTTCCA GCACATCGGTCATGTAGGATGGGATCCGAACACAGGCTTCGAC TTGAATAATTTGGACCCGGAGCTGAAGAACCTGTTTGACATGTGTGGCATCTCTGAGGCCCAGCTCAAAGACAAGGAGACGTCGAAGGTCATCTACGACTTCATTGAGAAGAAGGGCGGCGTAGAGGCTGTGAAGAATGAGCTGAGGAGACAAG CACCCCCCCCTCCACCCTCCCGGGGCGGCCCACCACCCCCACCCCCTCCTCACACTTCTGGACCCCCACCTCCACCACCCCCAGTGCGGGGACGAGGAGCCCCACCACCCCCTCCACCTTCAAGGGCCCCCACAAGTGCACCCCCTCCACCGCCTCCATCCCGGCCTAGCATGGGAGCacctccaccaccaccacctcccAGCAGAGGGCATCCACCTCCCCCTCCACCTGCCCCCGCTTCCATGCCACCTCCCCCGCCACCACCACCTCCATCTGGAGGAGACgcccctcctccacctcctcctccaccgcctcctcctggaCCTCCTCCACCCCCTGATATGGACGGAGGTCACAGCGAATCAACGCCCTCGCCCTTGGGCGGGAAATCAGCTCTGCTGGAGCAAATCAAGGAGGGCGCTCAGTTAAAGAAGGTGGAGCAAAACAACAGGCCAGTGTCGTCCACAGGACGGGACGCGCTACTCGACCAGATCCGACAGGGCATCCAGCTCAAAATG GTATCAGATAATGACTCAGGACCACCCACCCCTGCTCAGTCAGCAGGCATTGTTGGAGCTCTGATGGAGGTGATGCAAAAGAGGAGCAAAGCCATCCACTCCTCAG atgaagatgaggatgatgaggatgacgAAGACTTTGAGGATGATGACGAATGGGATGATTAA